A region of the Cryptococcus deuterogattii R265 chromosome 1, complete sequence genome:
TCAGCCTGAGGTAGATCTTGTTGTATGGTCAATTCTGCGATGCCGAAAGATACACTGAACCCATGACTGTATTGAATCATGATGTGACTGAGCGAGATACAACGGGTTCGACGCCCAATTTCTATGATGAGCTATAGTACCTTTGATGCTTCCTGGGTTTCGTTTAGCCCTTAGGGGGGTCTACCATTCGTTAGAGGGGAGCCATTCAAAGACCGTACAGTTGTATTTCAGCACAAGTGCGTTAGTGTTGGGTATGTTTTGACTTAAAAATGACAATTACGTAATACGGAGTAGCGCTCGAGTAGTAATAATTGGTAGAAAACAAGGCTTGTCCCGAAAAGTGTCGGTGAATCTCATCTTGCACACATTATCCACTGgtctcttctgcctttcttccaaaaaATCGCACAGCAGGACATATACCATGGTAAGCATCGTGTAACAATGGTTATTGAGAAGGAACACTCAAATCGCTCCGTAGCCCACCATCACCGTCGACAAGGCCGAGCTCTACAGGcggttggagaaggagtaCTGTGAGTATTCACCACCCGCTCTACTTGCAGACCACTCAATAATACATGTAGCTTTCgaagagtttgatgaaCTTTGTTTTGAGTTCGGTATTGAGCTTGACGAGGACGTATGTCGTATATTCCTTCCTGACCCTGGCTAATTTACGGGCGCTAACCGTCATTGGAAACCTATAGACCACAATccaagttgaagaagctcgtAAAAAGGGACTTCctactcctcctcctcagctCAAGATTGAGATTCCTGCCAATCGATATGACCTACTCTGTATTGAAGGCCTCGCGAGGGCCTTGAGAATCTTCCTGGAAAAGGATGTGCCCCCCACCTACAAGCTCGATATTCCGGAGAAGTTGCAAGAGGTTTATGTCGAAGCTTCTGTACGCTGATCCGGCCCATTGGACGAAAACATAGCTGACTGAACCATAGACCTCACCCCTTCGACCGTACTTTGCCTCAGCCGTTCTTCGTCTTGCCCGACCTATGAACCAACTCGAATACGAGTCTTTCATTGATCTCCAAGACAAGCTTCACCAAAACCTTTGCCGAATGAGGAAGTTCGTCGCCATCGGTACGCATGATCTGGATACCATTGAGGGACCTTTCAGGTACATGTGCAAGGACCCTAAGCAAATCAAGTTTGCGCCCCTTAACAGAGATACGGAGAACACTGCCGAGGAGTTGATGACCATATATGAGGTACGTTTTAAAACTGACACGTGAAGCAGTGAGAGGGCGCTCATGGATTTCATCTGCTCTTCAGGCCGATAGACATCTCTCCAAGTATTTGCATCTCATTAAGGATGCCCCGGCGTATCCCATCATCTACGATAGCAAGGACCGAGTATTGTCTATGCCCCCTATCATTAATTCTCAGCGTAAGTCACGTCATCGATCTCAATAACAATGTACTTAAGGCAAGCAGGCTCTAAGATTGTACCTGGCAAGACAACtaacatcttcattgaCACAACCGCCACTGACAAGACCAAACTGTAAGCTTTCCTGTgggtttgatgaagacgaggctGATGGTCCGAAGTGATATCGTCATCAACATGGTTTGCACCATGTTTTCCGAATACTGCAGGGTTCCTTTCCAGTGCGTTCTTTTCACCTCTGAGGACGTCGTTTCCCTTCTACCTTTCTGACCGTGTATTCAGCATCGAGCCTGTCAGAGTCTACATGCCTGACGGCACCTCCCACATCACCCCTCCTCTGGAACCACGTGCCACCacagcttcctcttcatacATCAATGCCGCTATCGGTCTTTCCCTGTCCCGCCAGGAAATTTGCTCACTCCTGACCCGTATGTCTCTCTCTGCCACCCCGTCACCTTCAAGTGAGGATCTTCTCGATGTTCTTGTTCCTTGCACTAGGCCAGACATTCTACACGAGTGTGACATTATGGAGGACGCGGCGATTGCCTACGGCTTCAATAAGTTGCCGAGAGAGAT
Encoded here:
- a CDS encoding phenylalanine-tRNA ligase beta subunit: MPTITVDKAELYRRLEKEYSFEEFDELCFEFGIELDEDTTIQVEEARKKGLPTPPPQLKIEIPANRYDLLCIEGLARALRIFLEKDVPPTYKLDIPEKLQEVYVEASTSPLRPYFASAVLRLARPMNQLEYESFIDLQDKLHQNLCRMRKFVAIGTHDLDTIEGPFRYMCKDPKQIKFAPLNRDTENTAEELMTIYEADRHLSKYLHLIKDAPAYPIIYDSKDRVLSMPPIINSQRSKIVPGKTTNIFIDTTATDKTKLDIVINMVCTMFSEYCRVPFHIEPVRVYMPDGTSHITPPLEPRATTASSSYINAAIGLSLSRQEICSLLTRMSLSATPSPSSEDLLDVLVPCTRPDILHECDIMEDAAIAYGFNKLPREMPTTNTVAKAFPVNRLGDIIRKECAMAGWVEALPLILCSHDENFAWLNRPDPGHYAVQLANPKSLEYQVIRTSLLPGMLKTARENKALPLPMKIFEVSDVAVQDPTEERQARNYRRLCAVYMDRKAGFEVAHGLLDRVMQILAVPFLEKREDEGNYGYYIASADDPTYLPGRAAHVFYRPKPGAHPSKPTPSTSSSNPIQSFTSDLKAALHAEKGSSWERDINIGSLGILHPSVLDNFELIRPCSALEIDVEPLL